Genomic segment of Arctopsyche grandis isolate Sample6627 chromosome 3, ASM5162203v2, whole genome shotgun sequence:
AAATTAAAGCAGACGTTCGATGCCAATGAAACATTATCAAAAGAGTACAAATGTAGACAAAATTAAGTCGACTTTCTATAAGTGGGAAGATTGTTTAttgattaatatttacattattttatattacattgatGTAAATCTACAGATACGATCAGCTATAGATGTAAcagtttgttttattatattagtgTTTTGTTGATTCTTCGACGTGTATGTGGAACATCTTTGGAGAGTTTTTAGGGTTCACAAATCTAGCACTAATGTTTGCGTTAAaactttgtatattattttatagattctatatatatatatatatatatatatatatatatatatatatatatatataaatatatttacttatgtgtaCAATTAAGCATACGTTCCAAatagtttcaaaataaaatttaatactaatgatttgttttcaatatttccTTATCCTCGTATTCATGAATCTATAGGACGAgttaaaggtttcgaccgtttcccggcctatggaaactcagttgagtttgaaagaggatcgtttatttttgttcaattgttacaatggttattgtatgtacgaagaggttgagctttggagaagtgatctggttgaactccagaggttcactctagCGTTGCgtgctggtgcgtcgctttatatacgttctggcttgaagcgtgccgcgTGTAAATGCTTTGTctattttcgaggcgcgtgctcGGTACACATTtggtttatagctatggggtcagcgtcagggcgtcgttcgtttgagaatgcggGCATATGCCACGCGTAAACGACTACCACGTGTTTACGACTTTTCAGGACATGTGTTGTGGCTGCCaatgttgggtttcgttcgttttacgatcgagcgatgaactttttattctggaatggtcgaaggggtcgttgcccttgagttatgcatgtgtgtacaggatcgatgatgcgatcactggttttgtttcgtaatagcacaagttgtgctagattcctacaaatcatataattaaattaaaagagacGAGTAAAAGCAATGGCTTCAAACAAACTAAAGCATCATATTTATTAGATATGAAAATACATAGCATTTTAACACGTTATTTATGAGAGAAATAATATGATACAAGTCAATGTTcttaaacacaaaaaaaactacGGTTAGAATTCAACGTCTCCACAATTCCTCAATAAATGCAacagaagtatgtacatatagttgaaTCTcagatacaaattaaaaatctcTCAGCCTTAAATGGTAGTGCTAAATTACATAGTTTTCAACGTCGTTTTCTATTCTGTATGCTCTTCATGAAATCTTCTTCTTCTAACATTTTAGGATCCTCGTTCAACATTTTCCGAAGTTCTAGTGGCGTTCTGAAGTGGTCTAACAACAAAAGGCAATTTTGTTTACCAATTCGATAGTTGGCTTCCTCCCATGGAATCATCTGGTGCCTATTAGATAGCTCTATCTCGCCCGCTTCAAAAGCTAGTTTTCTTTTTAGTCCGGGTAAAATGCCTTGATATACGACTATGTATTGTTTCTCGTATCTGTACATTCGAAGTGCGACATACCTCGTCAGGTATTTCAAACCGATCATTAAAGCGATGGAACCGAAAGCGGCGAAATAAATTTCATAGACGCTCTCCGCGATAACCATAGTTTTTTCTTCGGAAAATGGCTGGTAGAAACTTTCCTCATTGACTTGCCCTAATATGAGGCACAACGTACTGACCGCTGCAAAGGAAGTAGTGATTACC
This window contains:
- the LOC143909387 gene encoding uncharacterized protein LOC143909387 → MALMLSRRLHCAFFTTYRQTQSKLIFQNATARFKYEIVQSSAMSTKNLSLSINNPDKFKKMQNKWRDRDGIPQRYELIYKTDLNLYFGLASVITTSFAAVSTLCLILGQVNEESFYQPFSEEKTMVIAESVYEIYFAAFGSIALMIGLKYLTRYVALRMYRYEKQYIVVYQGILPGLKRKLAFEAGEIELSNRHQMIPWEEANYRIGKQNCLLLLDHFRTPLELRKMLNEDPKMLEEEDFMKSIQNRKRR